In Streptomyces sp. Li-HN-5-11, the sequence AGTTCGGCCAGCAGGGCGTCCGTGTGTTCGCCGAGCCCGGGGACCGCGCCCATCGGCGGGTCGAACCCGGCGATCACGGGCGGCGGCAGCAGCGCGGGCACCGGCCCCGACGGTGTGCCGACCTTCCGCCAGCGGTCGCGGGCGGCCAGATGGGGATGGTCGAGAACATCGGTGACCGTGTTGTAGCGGGAGTTGCCGATCCCGGCCGCGTCGGCCCGCTCCTGGACGTGACCCAGGTCGTACCGCGCGCACCAGTCGCCGATCGCGGCGTCGAGAACCTCGCGGTGCTCCACCCGTCCGGCGTTCGTGCGGAACTGCTCGTCGTCCGCCAGGTCCGGCCGGCCGAGCAACTCCCTCGCCAGCCGCTGCCATTCGCGGTCGTTCGTGGTGCCGAGCACGACCGTCTGCCCGTCGGCCGTGCGGTAGGCGCCGTAGGGGGACACGGCGGGCGAACTCATGCCGAGCGGCTGCTGCTCGACCCCCGAGTGGCGGGTGTAGGTCAGCGGGTAGCCCATCAGTTCGGTCATGGTGTCGAACAGGCTTACCGCCACCTGCCCCGGCCGCCGGGCGTACAGCAGCGCCAGCACCGACAGCGCCGCGTACAGCCCACTGCACACGTCCGCGACCGGAGGGCCCGGCTTGGCGGGAGCACCCTCCCGGCCGGTCACCGAGCAGGCCCCCGACTCCGCCTGGACCAGCAGGTCGTAGGCGCGTTTGTGGGAGAGAGGGCCGCCGGGGCCGTACCCGTCGATCTCCACGGCGATCAGCTCCGGGTGGCGTACCTCCAGGTCGGCGGGGGAGATGCCCAGCTTGCCCGTGGTGCCGGGCGCGAGGTTGGAGACCAGGACGTCGGTGCGCTCCAGCAGCCGGTGCAGGACCGCCTGCCCGGCGTCCGACTTCAGGTCCAG encodes:
- a CDS encoding CaiB/BaiF CoA-transferase family protein; its protein translation is MTNGGLLAGITVVALEQAVSAPMCTRTLGDFGARVIKVENPKGGDFARHYDDVVGGLAAHFVWANRGKESVALDLKSDAGQAVLHRLLERTDVLVSNLAPGTTGKLGISPADLEVRHPELIAVEIDGYGPGGPLSHKRAYDLLVQAESGACSVTGREGAPAKPGPPVADVCSGLYAALSVLALLYARRPGQVAVSLFDTMTELMGYPLTYTRHSGVEQQPLGMSSPAVSPYGAYRTADGQTVVLGTTNDREWQRLARELLGRPDLADDEQFRTNAGRVEHREVLDAAIGDWCARYDLGHVQERADAAGIGNSRYNTVTDVLDHPHLAARDRWRKVGTPSGPVPALLPPPVIAGFDPPMGAVPGLGEHTDALLAELGYTQPEIAALRARGAVR